A DNA window from Gloeocapsa sp. PCC 73106 contains the following coding sequences:
- a CDS encoding bifunctional nuclease family protein has translation MIEMKVAGIALDAVTRSPIVLLKDSTDRRALPIYIGQEQAKAIIAALEGQKAPRPLTHDLISLIFEAWSLSLSKIIIHSLQDNTFYAVLCLQQGEVKKEIDCRPSDAIALALRTDSPIWVMEEVLADASIPVDREADEEERQAFKEFVSNLSPEDLIKRSGFSENTDS, from the coding sequence ATGATTGAAATGAAAGTTGCTGGAATTGCCTTAGACGCTGTGACCCGAAGCCCGATTGTATTATTAAAAGATAGTACAGATCGTCGCGCTCTACCCATATATATTGGACAAGAACAAGCTAAAGCGATTATCGCTGCTTTAGAGGGACAAAAAGCGCCTCGTCCCCTGACTCATGACTTGATAAGTCTTATTTTCGAAGCCTGGTCTCTCAGTCTAAGTAAAATTATTATTCATTCACTTCAAGATAATACCTTTTATGCTGTTCTCTGTCTACAACAAGGAGAAGTAAAAAAAGAAATAGATTGTCGTCCCAGTGACGCGATCGCCCTCGCTTTACGCACCGATAGTCCCATCTGGGTAATGGAAGAAGTATTAGCAGACGCTTCTATCCCCGTAGATCGCGAAGCTGACGAGGAAGAAAGACAAGCTTTTAAAGAATTTGTCTCTAATCTCAGTCCGGAAGACCTAATTAAAAGAAGTGGATTCAGTGAAAATACTGATTCTTAG